CAAATTGGTATCGAACCATGGAATCCTATTTTGAAACGCTGTAGGTTTTCACAGCATCTTTAGCGTGCCCATGCTTCATAGGTATAGGCACACCAAAAGCTCAACAACATTGCCAAGCAAGCGTTAATAAATACCAAAGTGTGAACAATGAATCGTTTGCTTTACCTTGACAGAGCAGCATGCCTGTCCATCCGGGCTTTGAGGTCTTCATTCTCCTGCTGGACCTTAATAAGGCTTTCGTCCAGCTTCACACTCTTATCCACCTGGGAAAACACACAGCATCGCTGACTACACATATAAACCACTACATAAACACTCACTATAATCCCTGTCTGTACTCGTGTTACATGGGTCGTCAGCAGAGAGCCTCAATTTAAGGTCGACCTTTTCCATACCCACCATTTCATACCGTGTGCaattcttttattattttgtatgcattttgtGTAAATATGCGGAGTCGTTCTATATATTTCATTGTATGTGTTAATACTCCTTCATGAGCAGACTAAATGTGACAGTAACCACATCACCCTGAATGAATGCGGTACTGGGAAGCTCTTGTGTCTCACCACTGTGTCCATCTGCAGGAGTTTCTTTTCCTGCTGGTGGAGCTGTTTGTTCTTGATATCCAGGACCACCTTAAGGCTCTCCAGCTCCTGCTCCAGATACAGCGTGTGGGAGTCCTTCTGTAGGGACAGAGCTTTCCGTCACGATAAACCCACCTACTGTTTTCCCCTGGCCCTTTAAAATGTCCCGGAGCAATCAATCTGCAGCCCGTACAACAGGGGGCGCCACACTACTGTCAACCACTGGATGGGTTCAGTCGATGGAGGCAATGGAGCTCAGCCTGTTGATAGACTCAACATTCAATAATCACAAACAACGTCAGAGGTAAAACAAATTCATAAATACCTCAAATCTGTCCAATTAAACGGTTCTGTTTCTAATTATTAAGGACCAACCATGCTAACTGCAGTCCATTTCCATCTGATGTGAAGTGACAGGGTAATTTGAGGTAGTTAATCACGCTAGTGTGCCTGGAAAGATGCAGAGCGAGCTGCACAGCCACTCTAAAGTGATTACATGAGACAGCAGTGCAGGCTCACAACAGTCACTGAAAATCAACCTCAAGGTGGAGAATCAGAGCTACGGTTCAGTGTTCCATAAATAAGACAAATATTGTGATGAGACATCTTTTGGGTTGAGGTTCTGCCTGAATGATAGCACAGAACCCCAGGGGATTATATCTGGACACTACAAGGCGTATCGCCTACATGGTTGCGCAGTCTTGTCTCCCCACTAAATACTTAAAACAGATGTGTGTAAACCATGTGGAAGAAGGTTTGGTTTTCAGCTTTAGAAAATCACATATAACAGGCCTAGAATCTTTCTGGCTCAACGTTGATTAGCCGTACAACAAGCTGATAGGATTCTAGTGTGCTGCGATCTTAATGATCAAACAATCATTCATCTGAATGCACAAAGCCAGAGAGTTCTCAATGGCACCTGGCTTTTCCCCGCCAGCTGTttcctccgctcctcctccgcTTTGAGCTTCTCTACGAGGGTGGTGTtctcctccgtcagctcctgGATCTGTCCctgtgaaggaggaggatgaggaggagggtggaaaATACACCACATTTGAGTCAACACATTGGTAATCTCGAATTATACAAATAATACATTGATATGTTAAAAACTGCGTAACTGTTCCATAACACTGCAAAAAATGCAAGGCAGCTTACAGATAACGTGGTTTCCACCTCTTCCAGGGTCTTCTGCAGAGACTGCTGCTGCTCACTCTGACTTTTCCTGAGCTCTATGAGGAAAAGGATGGATTTGAGCATAAAACATTATTACACTGTGAGGCTTTTACGAGAACAATTTACAATAGCAAATGAATGTCTGGAACTTGACGGTTTAAGCAGGGTATCCTTCGCTCACCTTCTAGAGAATCTTCATGTTGTCGTTTAATGTCCTGCACGTGTTCAAAGTGGTCTGCCTTGAGCTCCAACTTATTCGCCTCATTGGTTGCGTTCAAGTCCCCAAGCTTTAAAATTAAAAAGAGCATATTTTCGTTAAAAATTGGATAGAACCTAGAGATCAATACGAGTCAGAAGAAGGTAGTTTTCCATTCTCGCCGCATGGAATAAGGTTGCAGGAAATTCCGGCAAATATTACAGTGAGCCAAGAATTTTCTAAAATGCATCGGTGAGCGTCAAGACTAGGCAGGTTCCTCAGTCACAAGGTTGTGTCAAAAGAGGGCCTCTGGGATGCATCTGGTTTCAGACGTAGACTGCTCTCGACGGAATTTGTCAAAATACTTTTCTGCCATGGTGATTAATTGATCCCTGAGCAGACAGTTATATTGTTTGGGATTAGCAGAGCATTGCTATTTTGACTGCAGAAGACAGTCAGCAATACCGAAGAAACACTTTCTCGCTTACCAGAGGAGTATTATTCAAAACCACGATTTTAAAATGAATCAGCCTCATTTGCTCAAAATAGTCACGAGATTACTTTTGAAACAAAATGGAACTGTATGCTAGAAGAACGTCATTGTAAGTGCTCTACAACGGCCCACACAAACCGACATCCACACTCTGAACACaagtaaataaaaacacacaacttAACGGTGGGTTGGCCTTGACATCGAGCCAAGTAACCATCCAACAGGTCCTCAGGAGGCTCGGAGACTTTAAGTGgaggctgcgtgtgtgtgttattttaggAGCCATCACCAGACAGTGAtaagaggcagagtgagagtgagtgagtgagtgagtgagagagagagagagagagagaccgacctgCTGCTCCATGAGGGTCCGGCACTTGTCGGCCTCCTCCTGGTAGGTGCGGTGGACCTTGTCCCACTCGGCCTGGTAGAAGGCCTGCAGCCGGGCCTCCAGCTgggccagctcctcctggtGCTGCTCCTCCAGGCGCCGCAGGGCGTCCGCCAGGGAGGCccgcacctcctccttctccttctccaggcGCTCGCATGAGGTGGCCGAGCACACTGGACATGTTGAGAAACACACCGCCGTCTGCTTAACTCTCGCTCAGGATTGTAATGAACGCCGTACCGTGGACACTTTGGCTTCTTCACCGCAGTGTCTTTACAGCTCTGTGTGCCTACTGTCTttgcattggggggggggggtggaactCTTAATGCCATGGTGTCCCAGTTGAGCAACACAGGACCACTTTAACAGAAGAAATGGTGTGATGGACTGTGTTGTGTGAAGCAACCCGACCGCAAACACTGGAGAACAATCCAACAGAGGAGTCGCTCAGAGGGCCGATAAATATCCCCTCTATTTGAACATCTGTCGGTGTATGTTTATGTGCTCGAAATTTATGGGTACTATTCATCATGTGGAAGAGCAGAAAAGTCAGGAAGAGAttccaatttctttttttttttactcttttcCCAACAAAGACAAACCAACCAGACACATTCGCGTCCGCCCAATGCAACACCTCAGATGCAGCTGTTGCCAGGATCGGTCATTAACAGTCCTCTTCCAGGTTCCATCTAAACAAACAACACTcctctgtgtggctgtgtgtgagcCGTGCAGGCTGCCCTCTACAGCTGCGACCAACCAGCTACTGGATTAGGATTCCTCCCGTTATGAAACTCAATAACCGAGCGCCACATGTCCTCTTGTATACGCTCCATAAAGCCCTCATGTtccccagggggcggggccgtgcCACTGGACGCAGCTGCGCCTGGTCTAGGTCTCTACAAGCTGGCACGGGCCAGGTGATGACATCAGAGCGATGACATCAGAGGGACAGCTGCGCGTGCAACAACAGAGGGCACAGAACGTGCTCTGTACGGAGCAGGTGATTCTGGTGTTTAGACAGGATTAACACTTTGAAGCGGGACCTAAGTGGAAAGGACCAACCATGATATTGAGGTGTGATGCTCAGCTGAGCTAAACTACAAGTATTTGATGTAGGGTTTAATTATGCTGCGTTTTATCAACAACCTCAGAAACCCTCAATATTCTGCAAAAGATCAATGTCGGCAAACTTTCCAAATCAAACTTGTTATCATTTAATAACAATACAACATTAACTGACGACAAAAGTGTATCAGCACTCCTCTAACGAAAACGGAGCCCTACTGACTTTTAATTAGTCGTTGCTGTACAAATGCTGCGATTATACACCGATCACTTGATAACCACGCATCAGAATTCAAAGTACACCAATTACGAAGAGCGCCATGTCAGCACATGCACAACCACgagtctctctcccactcccagaCTCCAACACTAACTTAACCTCCGACCCCCTCCATCTCAAAGAAATAAAGGGCCGTACTCTGTAAGGTCCTGTGAGGGAGCGGGCATGTCAAACTCTCGTATAGCTGAGAGCAGAGGGCGGCAGCGGCATACGCTGCCTCCACCAAGGAAGCCAAACCATCCATCAAGGACCTGGAATGCTTTGCTTCATGGCCTAGCATTCCACAGACATGTGTAACAGGGGTTTCTCGGTAGAAGCCCTTCCAAGCTAAACACATCAACAATCCTTGCTCGACTtatggaagaaagaaaaaaaaaatgcacaacTGCTGAAAAGGGTTTTAATCCCTGACATACAGTCCTGTTGGActtgagagagggcgagagagagagcgagagcaagaatGGTTAAGTATGTGGCCTAGAGAATGCATATGCACAAGTGTGCCTGTCATTTATACCGCGAGCAGGAATAACACCAGAGGTAGCGTATCTTAACGCTGGCCCGGCTCCCAAGCAGATAATGTTGTAGCACACTATAATTAGTTGCGGCGGTGAATGTAACTTCTTCTGATGGAGCGTGCTCACACTGGCTTGTTGTAGCGTCGGCCCAAAAGGCCATAATAAACAGAAAGACTAGCGGGGGAGCTGCGGGGGCGAAATGAGACCATCCTCATAAAAACTGTAAAACAAAGACTCTCCTAGCAGGAGAGTGGAGGAAAGTGCAGGCATGTTCAAAGCCTGGGTGGTAGACATGTGTGCGTCCCGAGGCTGTGGCTTTGCTGGTGAGGGGCACGGGAGGGAAGTGGGAAGAGAGGTAGTCGGAGAAAGGGGGGGTTGCTTCAGAGAGATGTACATCTGTAGACACCTAAACAGAAAGGTGTGCCTCGTATCCGAGCGTCTTTTAGGGCTCTGGGCATGCCATCTGATAacaaccccccctctctctctctctctggggtcagaggtcaagtgTCTCCTCCTGGGGAAGGGGCCGACAACTGTCTAATTTGAGGGAACAGTAAACAAGCCCACCGAACACGGAGCAGGGGGCTAAGCCAGGGGGAGGAAGTAGAGAGAAGGTAATGATAGGGCAAAGAATGCTCATGGTTCCTACTGCCATCGTTCCCCTGTTAGGGGTGTCATCTTTTCTAATTGACGATTGGTTTTCTTTGTGGAAATAAATGGCTAGTTTCCCTATTGTAATTGTATATAATACACCCAAACACTAGTGTCAACACAACATTTCTTTTCCAAGTAATCCCAATCCCTTAaaccaaaatataaaacagcaatAGAAGATGAATACATCAAACAAAAGATGCATTTACTGCATGATGAGTCATAAGTCGAAGTGTATATTTGTTGTGATAGATTCAATAAGTTCAACAGACTGCTGAAAACACCAAGAAGAAATGACTGGCAACAGACCCACATAGTTTCAGCCCTCCGCTGCCAACTGAACACAAATCAACATCAGGgctctctatgtgtgtgctctctctatgtgtgtgtgctctctctatgtgtgcgtgtgctctccctatgtgtgtgtgctctccctttgtgtgtgtgctctctctatgtgtgtgtgctctccctatgtgtgtgtgctctccctatgtgtgtgtgctctccctatgtgtgtgtgctctccctatgtgtgtgtgctctctctatgtgtgtgtgtgcgctccatatgtgtgtgtgcgctccatatgtgtgtgcatgcgtgcgtgcgtgcctgtgtgtgtgtgcgcatgtcttACCCAGCTCTCCTTGCAGGTTAACCAGCTCCTGGGACAGCTCCTGCCGCCTCCTCACTGCCTCATCTCTCTGGGGATGGgatgggatgggaggggggggggggggggggggggggggggggggggggggacgacgacgacacatTCTTAGTCACATACACACTTAACCAACCATTATTTTTTCAACCTGTAGTCCCAAAGAATGTATTGCATCGTAAAACAAAATCCTGCCATAAAATGACCTACACATCCAATAGTGGTAttaagaatataatttattttgggGTCAAATTGATGACTCACAACCCTGAACGACTTCACAAGCTTCACTGCCTGGTGTTGGTCTTTCCTCTACA
The DNA window shown above is from Gadus chalcogrammus isolate NIFS_2021 chromosome 10, NIFS_Gcha_1.0, whole genome shotgun sequence and carries:
- the mtus1a gene encoding microtubule-associated tumor suppressor 1 homolog A; amino-acid sequence: MGCSGSRACLNAPCDAQRRDEAVRRRQELSQELVNLQGELVCSATSCERLEKEKEEVRASLADALRRLEEQHQEELAQLEARLQAFYQAEWDKVHRTYQEEADKCRTLMEQQLGDLNATNEANKLELKADHFEHVQDIKRQHEDSLEELRKSQSEQQQSLQKTLEEVETTLSGQIQELTEENTTLVEKLKAEEERRKQLAGKSQKDSHTLYLEQELESLKVVLDIKNKQLHQQEKKLLQMDTVVDKSVKLDESLIKVQQENEDLKARMDRHAALSRQLSTEQAVLHQSLKKESKVNKRLSMENEELLWKLHNGDLGSPRRLSPTSPSHANSFQSPRSSALFSSPPLSPR